Within the Miscanthus floridulus cultivar M001 chromosome 2, ASM1932011v1, whole genome shotgun sequence genome, the region TAATTCTACTGTCCTAAGGATCTCTTATGTAAAAGAACTCAATGCCTTCGATGCAATTGTAAAGATTTTGCAGAATATGTTCTTCTGAAGTGAAGACATATCAGTTTCCATGTGTGTTGTTTGGATGATTGCCAGTTTGAAATGGTGATGTAACATGTCACTCTCCTGTTGAGCCCAAATTCTTGATCATTGATTCATTTCCACATAAGAAACCTCCAAACCGATGACCTATTTGAATCCAAGTGATATATCGCTGTAAAAGAACACCTGgaaattttaaaatattttttctacCTTCTTTAGGTGAaaattttgaaagaaaaaaaatactacttATAAACAAAAGAGTTGTATTTAGAAGAAAAGATCAATTGTAATTTAACTGATACACTGGTGTAGTGGTGTGACACACCAAACAACACAAGATGAAGCAGCAAATTGCTTCACGCAAGCAGCAGTATCCAAGTACGTAGATGACACATTTGCCCTGTAGCAACTTGCATTGGCTCATCTGGATGCAGACCTATGAACAACCCTTTCATTCTTCAGTGCTCTGAAAGTGAAGATTCACTGTAAGCCGGAATCAGTTAGCTCATCATCCTCTGGAACTCGTGGAAATCGAGGCCACCGTCGCCGTCAACGTCGTAGGGCCGAATCATGGCCTCGCAGTCGGCGACGGAACGCTTGTCTCCGAGCTGGGCGAGCACGGCCGTGATCCTGCCCGCGGACTCCACGGCGTTAAACACCTCGAACGCCCTGCGCAGGTCCTCCTCCTGGCCGCCGCCCTCCCTCTCCATCAGCGCCACGAAGCCGGCGAAGTCCAGCATGTAGCCACCGTCGCCGTACGACGACGGCATGTCGTCGCCCATGGACACGAAGAAGGCGCGCAGCTCGGCGCCGGAGATCTTGCCGTCATTGTCCCGGTCGAAGTGCTGGAAGATCCGCTGCAGCTCGCTGTGCTTGCTGCTGGAGCTGGAGATAGACCCGGACCTGGAGCCCCTGCcgaatgacgacgacgacgacgacgacagccgCGTGACGGCCGCGCCCCTCGGGCTGGCCACGTCCGACTGCCCGCACATGAGCGGCAGCCTGAAGCTCCGTTTGCTCGACGCCCGCTTCGCCATTTCTGTGCTGTCGCTGCTCAACTCTATACAAGAACCAAGTGCAGGGGGCGCCTTTTATAGCCGCGCAGCCCAGCTGCTTGTTGCTGGTTGCTGCGATCCGAAGAAGAAGCCGCCGCCCATGCCATGCATCTTTGTGTGGGGTTTGACCGGTCGTGGTGAGGAAGTTAGTTGGGCCTGCGTCGCAACTACCTCCCTCATCAGATACTGTCAGTTTGGCATTATCTAACTCCCATCAGACAACGTGATCATGTGCTCACgatccccgcgccgccgcccaccGAACAACGATATCTCGGAATCCGTGAGTTAGTTATGGGCTTCGAGATCTACTGGTTCAGCATTTGAATTTGCAGTTTGGGGGCGCCTTGTGAGTTGTGACATGACAAAGCATGGATCGGACTTTTACTTCACTGAAAAATTCAGTGTTTGAAGGCATTCAGATTTCAGAAGCTGTTGACAGGACAAGTGATGCAGCGAGACAGTCATCTTTGAAGAATGCAGCCCTCTCATATGAAACGATTTCATCAGAGACAGGGAATAAAGGAAATCAGAAACTAGCTAGTAGCAAGGAGAGTATCAGTTGAGAACTTGAGATCAGTGAGCACTAATGATTGTTCTTGATATTGTATCCTTCGAATGCCAAGTTCAGATTTGCAGTGGAGATTGAGATTTCAAGAGAGATCTGATCACGTCCGAGGGAGCAAACGAAATCTGCAATTTCGATACCGCTCGAGAACAAGTACAAGAATTTCAAATGCAGAGCTTCCATGTGACTCTCAGGGAGGTTACCAACAACTCGAACATAGGGATTGCCTATGGCACATGTTTTTGTGGCATCACCACATGGAAGTAGATGCTACTGGCtgtttagggcgcgtttagttcccaattttttttggttttggctactgtagcacgttcgtttgtatttggcaattagtgtctaattatggactaattaggttcgaaagtttcgtctcgcgatttctcacccaactgtgtaattagtttttttttcgtttacatttagtactccatgcatgtgccgcaagattcgatgggaCATTTTTGGGTgaaatttttggaatctaaataGCCCTTACTCACTGATAAATGAGCCACCTGAAACTCATCATTGGGTTCAGGCATCTAAGATGACCGGCAGCAGCATCTTTCCTGACACTGTTTGTTCAgcccttttttttattttttgaagtcTACATCCTTGTATTTGACCAGAACGAAGAAAACATTGGATGCTACACCCTACGATGGACCGAAGGACTGACAAACAGTTGACACCCCAAGTTCACCACACCGACCACAACAATACAGGCATGAATGAATGGTAGGAATCTGCATCCTTTTGCAAATTGCGATGGAGGAATTCGCCCATGCACAGATCTCAAGAACAATTAAGTATCTGTTGCGATTTTGGGCAACTCCGTATGACTTCCTTGAAACGTGCTCCCCAAAAATTCAGTAACAGAACTAAGGTTACAGTTTTCTTTTGCTCTAAAGTATGGTAAATGTTGTGAAATGACACCTACACACGAACAGGCGTCTACAGACAAACATGCGTCTCTTCACaaagtgatctcatccatcaattACAGGATTAATGGATAGATTTAGACAGTTAGTTTTAGTCTTAAAGGGCGTGTCCTTTGAGAATAGTTGTGTCCCTTCGACACACCCCTTCACATGTATATATATCCAAGAGATCAATGGAATTGACAGTTCTCCCAATCATTATTGATTTGCATTCACTCTTAACACGATATTACCACCCCTGCGTACTAATGGGCATTAGGAATCCTAATGAGGTATTATTATCCGTCATTCATAGAATACCTCGGATCTCTACAGGGGAATTATATATTGCCCGTATGTTGATCACAATTTGAGCATAATTTCAGGCATTAAAAGGAGATTTATACCAAAAAAAGAATGTTGGGAATCAAAAGAGCAATCCTCACATCCACGTACCAAAGAATCTAAACCTAATCATTTAGAACATCTCATATTTGCATCATATTGCAAAGAGTCTGCCAGAAGCATTTACTGATAATAAGGGTGTCACAAAATCCTCTTATCCTGCTCGTAATGCGCCCGAAAGAATGGAGGCACCAATTAAAACCATTCAACTCTCACTTCCAAAGAAGACAGAAAGAAGTACGgccgctcctaaggataatgctcAAATAAGCGTCCGAGGATATCGAGGACTAGATCCTCCAAAACAGTAAatccaagccaacctcaagttggtagatACCCAAATGGATGAGCATCCAAAACCCGGATCAAAATCCACCTGGATCAATGGTGCACCTAAATTCTGATCCTGGGACACTggaacaccctgactccataTGGAAAATGACAAGCAGTCCAAAAGGGTTAACATTCTCACATGCTATATTGATTCCAAGCAATGAATCAATTATTTAAAGACTACAAATTGTCGCGacatatactcctcaaagatCGCTCTTCACCTTACTGGATCCAGACCAAAGTCCTAGGCAGAGTGTCTTTACACTCAAATTGGGTCAAAATAAAAGGTGGCACTTAAGGAGACCGCTCTTGTTCAATGATGAGAAATATTACCACAATAATGTCTTCTCTCACAGTTTCTTTTCAGAAGCAAGGTGATGAACAATGAGAGCTTGTAGCATATGGTTTCACGCAGAGACCTAGCATAATATATCTCATGGTATGTGTGAAAACCACGTTCCAAAATTCAATCATTGGtagatcaaatgaatttgatagattCTGACGTATAAGTCCCAATGGACTTCACATTCTGAATTCAAATACAAACGGCAACATACATTGTATATAACTCAAGTCACAATATGACTTGACACAATTAAGTTGGTTGTGGTACAACTTTCTGATTGAGTTCCTTCCATAGAAGAATTACTCTAATCATGATTGCGTATATGTGTTTGTAAAGAAATCCCAAATTGGTTCCCTGACATCTCAACGCATATTGATTATTTTAATATCATCAAGATACAAATATAATTAAGCAATTATTTTAGGTACAATTTCCATTATACGGAGTTGGCCTTTAAGACGGATTTGAGATGAGATATTTGGGTAAAACCAAATTATGCTTAAGTTTTAACTTAAGTACATATATTAGTATACCAATATCCAAATGATATTGGACATCATATCCATCAACTCTTGTGGTCATTCAATCCCTAAATATGGACTTCTATCCATTTAGACCCTGGGATGATAACTTTAGTGCCATAAagcgctcatgtatcttgcaaaTATCAACAGGCCTGATATTGCATTTGCAGATACCTAGCTAGCACAAAATAGCGCAACTTCTACGACACCGAAAGATGAGAGTTAAAAAGGATATCCACATGGTAGTAAAGGATTTTAGTTTATTATTAAATAAACTAAGACACGACCTAAGTGGGATATCAAGATACTGGCTACTTAATTTCCTAATGCCAGATCATATACTGATTTTATTGTAGTAGAGTCTCCACACACGAGTCATCAAATTTTGACTCCAATGGTTACTTCCACTTATCATTCTGAAGCATCCTATATGCATGACTTCATAGAGTGATCAAATGTGATCCCATAGGATCATCAACCATTATTTACAAAGATAAGGTTGCTTGTATTGTCAAGATGCAAACATGTCATATAAGAGCAATATGATTAAATatattgctcaaatgttttgtCCCCATAAATTAAAACACATTGGGAAATAAACATCTTTCAAAAGTAGTCTTGCGATATTTTTGCAGATTCACTCACTAAGTCCATACCTACATCCACATTTCATGAAATTGGTATTCAATGACTTTGAGAGATGCAAGGTTCAGGGGGTTTCCTCCTGGATCATAACCTGTTCAAACATCATGTTGTACTCTTTTCCCTTTATGAGTTTTTCTCACAAAGGTTTGTCATAAAagttttttaatgaggcaatatcAATACAAGAATgtgtcatattttctattttcccCATTAGGTTTTTTGT harbors:
- the LOC136538026 gene encoding probable calcium-binding protein CML41 translates to MAKRASSKRSFRLPLMCGQSDVASPRGAAVTRLSSSSSSSFGRGSRSGSISSSSSKHSELQRIFQHFDRDNDGKISGAELRAFFVSMGDDMPSSYGDGGYMLDFAGFVALMEREGGGQEEDLRRAFEVFNAVESAGRITAVLAQLGDKRSVADCEAMIRPYDVDGDGGLDFHEFQRMMS